One Candidatus Bipolaricaulota bacterium genomic window, ATCACGTTCAGCTCGTCCAGGGCCCGATCGGCTCGGGCGGCGTAGGGTACGAATCCGTGGGCCCGGCACGCGGCGCGAAACGCATCGATCCGAACGCGGTTCTCGCCGACGTAGCCCGTCCCATCATCGACGTAATCGACCACCAGCACAGGCCGTCCCGCCCGCGCGATCCGCTCCAGGTACCCGAGGCGGTATTCGACCGCGGAAGCCGGGATCCGCTCGGTTTCATCGTAGAACAAGTCCTCGATCCCGATCGCGGAGATCGCATTCAGGAAACTACCGTCGTCGTAGTCGAGGATCCGTTCCCCGTTTTGGGGGATGATGTAAAACCCGGGGTGGACCTTCCGACAATAGGCCGCTATCTCCTCCACAAACCGGATCATCCGCTGCGCTGCCTCCTTTTCCGAGAGGTGGAACGGTTCGCCGTTATCCGGGTCACTCCAGTACTCGAACGCATCGACGATGTCGAGGTAGACTCCGGCGAACCCCTGGGAGATGATCTTGTCGAGGTAGGAGTAGACGATCCCCTTCCATCCCGGATCCCAATAGCGGACCTTGTAGTTCCCGTCCCAGTCCGGGTTTCCTCTCCCAAGCCACGCGGGCGGGTCTGTTTTCCACTCCTCCTGCCAGTAGAACCGATAGTCCTCCGCCTCGCCGATGCTGATGTAAGCGATCGGGATCGTCCCGGAGTTTGCTATCTCCTCGATCTCCGCGCGTGTGTAGCGCCCTGCCGCGGACCCGTCACGGGAATAGTCGATCACTACGAGGTCGAACCCGGCGGCCGCCAGCGTGTCCGGGTCGGCGTCCTGGAGTTGATACCCCCAACTCTTGGGCTGGAGGGTCGTCCCGGCCGGACCCGCCCCCGACAGGCAACCGGAGAGCCCGACCAAGGCCAGGAGGATCAAAGTCGACTTAATCGCGTTCATACCCTCATCTTATTCCCCTCCAGGGCGAGGTACCAATAACGCTCTGCCGCGTGCTCGCTTATAATGTTCCCATGTCAGCAGCGAAAGGAGAGGGATGAACAAGAAGATTGCTCCGTTCGGGCTGTGGAAGAGCCCGGTCACCCCACGGCGGATCGCCTCCGGGGTGAGGATCTATGATGTCGGTTGGGATTCGGACGGCGAGACACTGGTCTGGCTCGAGGGGCGTTCCGATCGGGGTGTCCTCGTTGCCAAGCGGCGCGGGGATGCACCGCGCGACCTCACGGTCGAGCTTTCCGTACGGGCCCGCGTCGGCTACGGCGGCGGAGACTTCACCGTGTTCCGCGGGGACGCCTACTTCGTCTCCGGGGGGAGGCTCTACCGCCAGCCCCTGTCCCACGGGGAGGCGCGACCGATCACCCCAAAGTTCGGGGAACCGGCGTCCCCGGTCATCTCTCCGGACGGGAACTGGGTCGTATTCGTCTGGAGCGACGGGGAGGAGGACTGTCTCGGGATCGTCGACGCGGCTGGGGCGAACTGGCCGCGCAAGCTCGTCGCGGGGAGCGATTTCTACATGCAGCCGAGGTTCAGTCCGGCTGGAGACTCGCTTGCATGGGTCGAATGGGACCACCCGAATATGCCGTGGGACGGGACGCGGCTGATCCTCGGCCGGTTCGGAGACGGACGGGTGGACGACGCCCGCCGGATCGCGGGCGATGATGGAATCGCAGTCTTCCAACCCGAGTTCTCCCCGGACGGGAGGTACCTCGCTTACGTCTCCGAGGAGACCGGGAACGGCGAGCTGTACCTCTACGATATCGCATCCGGAGAGACGCGTCGCCTGACGGAAGGGGAGAACATCATCCTCCCGGCGTGGGGCCAGGGGATGCGGGCGTACGGGTTCACCTACGATGGGGCGAGGATCGTCTTTCGCAGCGGAGAGGGCGGAAGGGACTGGCTGAAGATGGTCGACCTTGGTGACGGGAGGATCACGCCGCTCGGGGAGCGGTTCCCCGACTACTCCCTGTTCGGCCAGCTCGCTCCTTCCCCGGCGGAGAACGCGATCGCGTTCATCGGCCAGGCCTCCGTTGTCCCGCCCCGGGTGGTGACCGCTACCCTCGCTCCGGGCTACGCACCCCGTGTCCACCGCTACTCCCTCCCTGAGACGATCGATCCTGCCTATCTTTCTTCCCCTGAACCGGTGGAGTGGACCGCTCCGGACGGAGCGACGGTGCACGGCCTTTACTACCCGCCACGCAACCGTGATTATGCCGGAGACGGGCTCCCCCCGGCGGTGGTGATGGTGCACGGCGGGCCGACCTCGCAGTCGACCGCGGGGTACCACGCCGGGACGCAGTTCTTCACCTCGCGCGGCTACGCCGTCCTCGAGGTGAACTACCGCGGGAGCACCGGCTACGGAAAGGCGTACCGGGAGGCGCTGAAGGGGAAGTGGGGAATCCTGGACGTGGAGGACGTCGCCTCCGGGGCGGAGTTCCTCGGGGCGAGCGGGCGCGCCGACGGGAAACGGTTGGTGATCATGGGGGGAAGCGCCGGCGGGTACACCGTCCTTCGCACCCTCACCGAGCATCCCGGCCTGTTCAAGGCGGGGATCTGCATGTACGGTGTCTCCGACCTGTTCGGCCTTGCCTTGGAGACGCACAAGTTCGAGTCCCGCTACCTCGACACCCTCCTCGGCCCGCTCCCGCAAGCGAGCGCGGTCTACCGCGATCGCTCTCCCCTGTTCTCCGCGGAGCGGATCTCCGACCCGATCGCGATATTCCAGGGAGAGGAGGACAAGGTGGTCCCCAAGGAGCAGTCGGAGTTGATCGTCTCCTCCCTGCGCGCCCGTGGCGTCCCGCACGAGTACCACCTCTACCCCGGGGAGGGACACGGATTCAGGAAGACAGAGACGATAGAGTCGTTCTATCGCGACGTGGAACGTTTCCTCCGCCGCTACGTCCTGTTCGGCTGAGGGGGCGCTGAGGGAGCATTAAAAGGAGACAGATTGAAAGTCCTTGTGATTCTGAACGATCCGAACCCGGAGGGACTCGTCGCGGCGTGCGCCGAGGCGGCCCGCCAGGGGATCATCGACGGCCACAGCCCGGCGCGGGTGATCAACATCG contains:
- a CDS encoding endo alpha-1,4 polygalactosaminidase; protein product: MNAIKSTLILLALVGLSGCLSGAGPAGTTLQPKSWGYQLQDADPDTLAAAGFDLVVIDYSRDGSAAGRYTRAEIEEIANSGTIPIAYISIGEAEDYRFYWQEEWKTDPPAWLGRGNPDWDGNYKVRYWDPGWKGIVYSYLDKIISQGFAGVYLDIVDAFEYWSDPDNGEPFHLSEKEAAQRMIRFVEEIAAYCRKVHPGFYIIPQNGERILDYDDGSFLNAISAIGIEDLFYDETERIPASAVEYRLGYLERIARAGRPVLVVDYVDDGTGYVGENRVRIDAFRAACRAHGFVPYAARADRALDELNVIPGVQPICNER
- a CDS encoding S9 family peptidase is translated as MNKKIAPFGLWKSPVTPRRIASGVRIYDVGWDSDGETLVWLEGRSDRGVLVAKRRGDAPRDLTVELSVRARVGYGGGDFTVFRGDAYFVSGGRLYRQPLSHGEARPITPKFGEPASPVISPDGNWVVFVWSDGEEDCLGIVDAAGANWPRKLVAGSDFYMQPRFSPAGDSLAWVEWDHPNMPWDGTRLILGRFGDGRVDDARRIAGDDGIAVFQPEFSPDGRYLAYVSEETGNGELYLYDIASGETRRLTEGENIILPAWGQGMRAYGFTYDGARIVFRSGEGGRDWLKMVDLGDGRITPLGERFPDYSLFGQLAPSPAENAIAFIGQASVVPPRVVTATLAPGYAPRVHRYSLPETIDPAYLSSPEPVEWTAPDGATVHGLYYPPRNRDYAGDGLPPAVVMVHGGPTSQSTAGYHAGTQFFTSRGYAVLEVNYRGSTGYGKAYREALKGKWGILDVEDVASGAEFLGASGRADGKRLVIMGGSAGGYTVLRTLTEHPGLFKAGICMYGVSDLFGLALETHKFESRYLDTLLGPLPQASAVYRDRSPLFSAERISDPIAIFQGEEDKVVPKEQSELIVSSLRARGVPHEYHLYPGEGHGFRKTETIESFYRDVERFLRRYVLFG